The following are from one region of the Schistocerca cancellata isolate TAMUIC-IGC-003103 chromosome 11, iqSchCanc2.1, whole genome shotgun sequence genome:
- the LOC126108457 gene encoding uncharacterized protein LOC126108457: MFVFEMEGARITFSNLIIMNFVDGVIRWCIQRGLIAKERLCKKCSRPMRLIQRRDRNDGVQWCCSEISHVCRYSIRQKSWFAGSRLTIGDILKITYLWVKKCSGAFIGEELHLSKHTVVDWRSFCREVCVKDCIDNGDLLGGVGSVVEIVEAKLASRKFGRGKPVTGGWVYGGIERGSNKCFFQVVPKTTKRVFLNVLKKYVLPGTTVISDCFRSYDCLSDELFISLSVKHKMNFKDTEDTKNVEGTWSSIKRYFRGTNKCKDGFDSHMFEYMWRRRWSDENDLFIKFLEAVRGVYNPE; the protein is encoded by the exons ATGTTTGTTTTCGAGATGGAGGGCGCCAGAATAACTTTTAGTAATCTTATTATTATGAATTTTGTG GATGGTGTTATAAGATGGTGTATACAACGAGGGTTGATTGCCAAAGAACGGCTTTGTAAAAAATGTTCTCGACCCATGAGGCTGATACAGAGAAGAGACCGAAATGATGGTGTCCAGTGGTGTTGCAGTGAAATATCCCATGTTTGCCGCTACAGCATACGACAGAAGAGTTGGTTTGCGGGAAGCAGGCTGACGATAGGAGACATTTTAAAAATAACGTATTTATGGGTGAAGAAGTGTAGTGGCGCTTTCATTGGTGAAGAGTTACATTTGTCGAAGCACACTGTTGTCGACTGGCGCAGTTTTTGCCGTGAAGTTTGTGTTAAGGATTGTATAGATAATGGTGACTTGCTTGGGGGAGTGGGATCAGTTGTTGAAATTGTCGAAGCAAAGTTGGCGAGTCGAAAGTTTGGGAGGGGTAAACCTGTTACCGGCGGATGGGTGTACGGCGGGATTGAAAGAGGAAGCAACAAATGTTTCTTCCAAGTTGTTCCGAAAACAACGAAACGTGTTTTTTTAAATGTGCTTAAAAAATATGTGCTGCCGGGAACAACTGTCATTTCCGATTGTTTCCGATCATATGACTGTTTATCCGATGAACTGTTCATCAGCTTATCTGTAAAACACAAAATGAACTTCAAAGATACAGAGGACACAAAGAATGTAGAAGGGACATGGTCCTCGATCAAGCGTTATTTTCGTGGAACGAATAAGTGCAAGGACGGCTTTGATTCTCATATGTTCGAGTAcatgtggaggaggaggtggagtgatgaaaacgatttatttataaaatttttggaagCAGTCCGTGGAGTTTATAACCCCGAATAA